Proteins co-encoded in one Gleimia hominis genomic window:
- the rsmH gene encoding 16S rRNA (cytosine(1402)-N(4))-methyltransferase RsmH, with product MSERDRIANLHQPVLLQACLDLLSPALQGPEPVLVDATLGMGGHAEGALTRFPNLRLIGIDRDQEALALANKRLEGFKDRFRGVHATYDEIPRVLSELGVQAVDGILMDLGVSSLQLDNEQRGFTYARSSALDMRMDQSGGRTAAQLLAEESEREIARILRVYGEERFASRIARAIVRARETEPVTTSDQLTELIRDAIPAPARRTGGNPAKRSFQALRIAVNDELHILEQALPRALSCIRVGGRLVVEAYQSLEDRVVKHIIRQGSRAQVPADLPFIPPGTEPPLREITHKVIKASEQDIQDNPRSASVRLRAAEVLHPFDPTHRSNR from the coding sequence TTGAGCGAACGCGACCGGATCGCTAACCTACACCAACCGGTGCTTTTGCAAGCATGCCTGGACCTACTCTCGCCCGCACTACAAGGTCCCGAACCAGTTCTTGTCGACGCAACCCTCGGCATGGGTGGGCACGCCGAAGGTGCGTTAACCCGGTTCCCCAACCTCCGCCTCATCGGAATTGACCGCGACCAAGAAGCGCTTGCGTTAGCGAATAAACGATTGGAAGGCTTCAAAGACCGGTTCCGCGGCGTCCATGCCACCTACGACGAAATCCCCCGGGTCCTGTCTGAACTAGGGGTGCAGGCGGTGGACGGGATTCTAATGGACCTGGGAGTGTCGTCACTGCAGTTAGATAACGAACAGCGCGGCTTCACCTACGCCCGGTCAAGTGCGCTCGATATGCGGATGGATCAAAGTGGTGGCCGCACCGCAGCGCAACTACTCGCCGAAGAAAGTGAACGAGAAATCGCCCGGATACTGCGCGTATACGGGGAGGAGCGATTCGCCTCTCGGATCGCCCGCGCCATCGTGCGTGCGCGTGAAACAGAACCAGTAACCACCTCGGACCAGCTAACGGAACTGATCCGAGACGCGATTCCCGCCCCCGCGCGCCGCACGGGAGGCAACCCGGCGAAACGCTCATTCCAAGCCCTGCGGATCGCGGTGAACGACGAGCTCCACATTTTAGAACAAGCTCTCCCGCGGGCACTGAGCTGTATTCGAGTGGGGGGCCGCCTTGTAGTTGAGGCCTATCAGTCGCTCGAAGACCGGGTCGTGAAGCACATAATCCGCCAGGGGTCGCGCGCTCAAGTACCCGCCGACCTTCCGTTCATCCCCCCGGGAACTGAACCGCCCTTGCGGGAAATCACCCACAAAGTGATCAAAGCAAGCGAACAAGACATCCAAGACAATCCGCGCTCAGCATCCGTTCGGCTACGGGCCGCTGAAGTGCTGCACCCTTTCGACCCAACCCATAGGAGTAACCGATGA
- the mraZ gene encoding division/cell wall cluster transcriptional repressor MraZ: MFLGTYEPKLDTKGRVILPAKFRSQLEDGVVITRGQDRCLYAFPKAEFENMFNQLRQAPLTSKQARDYIRVMLSGATDETLDKQGRITIAPQLRTYADLSRDLAVIGTGTRVEIWDAEHWNNYLAVQEEAFSNTADEIIPGMF, translated from the coding sequence CCTAGGCACCTACGAGCCAAAGCTCGACACCAAGGGACGCGTCATCTTACCCGCAAAGTTTCGCAGCCAGTTGGAAGACGGGGTGGTGATCACCCGCGGACAAGACAGGTGCTTGTACGCCTTCCCCAAAGCAGAGTTCGAGAACATGTTCAACCAGCTCCGTCAGGCCCCCCTGACGTCAAAACAGGCGCGCGACTACATTCGCGTGATGCTGTCCGGAGCAACGGATGAAACCCTCGACAAACAGGGAAGAATCACCATCGCACCGCAACTGCGAACCTACGCAGACCTGAGCCGAGACCTCGCGGTTATCGGCACGGGAACCCGCGTGGAGATTTGGGATGCGGAGCACTGGAACAACTACCTCGCCGTCCAAGAAGAAGCTTTCTCTAACACTGCGGACGAAATAATCCCTGGAATGTTCTAA